Proteins encoded by one window of Clostridiisalibacter paucivorans DSM 22131:
- a CDS encoding RNA polymerase sigma factor: MDKFNISKKDLAYIIKSLKMCRNDYYRKFKKDQNRELLILDKPLNDDKRTSLIDTLTFDEDNYSYRYNSIEDITGDEELLKALARLTDRQREILYYVYVESLSIKEVSRLLNISRQVVNKTHNLALSKLKEKLKA, translated from the coding sequence ATGGATAAATTTAATATCAGTAAAAAGGATCTAGCTTACATTATAAAGAGTCTTAAAATGTGCAGAAATGATTATTATAGAAAATTTAAAAAAGACCAAAATAGAGAGTTGTTAATATTAGACAAACCTTTAAATGATGATAAAAGGACTTCATTAATAGATACATTAACCTTTGATGAAGATAACTATAGTTATAGATACAATAGTATAGAGGACATAACTGGAGATGAAGAGTTATTAAAAGCTCTAGCAAGACTTACTGACAGACAAAGAGAAATTCTATATTATGTCTATGTTGAAAGTCTAAGTATTAAAGAGGTATCTAGGCTATTAAATATATCTAGACAAGTAGTAAATAAAACACATAATTTAGCGCTATCTAAACTTAAAGAGAAATTAAAGGCGTGA
- a CDS encoding BhlA/UviB family holin-like peptide, which yields MEEKIIELASSQGIWTLLTILLIFYILKSQEKRDLKQEDRERKYQEIIASLTDKLNLIEDVKQNVEELKNYVYKKTSGD from the coding sequence ATGGAAGAAAAAATAATTGAATTGGCATCCTCCCAAGGCATATGGACACTTCTTACGATACTTCTTATTTTTTACATCTTAAAAAGTCAGGAAAAACGAGATCTAAAGCAAGAAGATAGGGAAAGGAAATATCAAGAAATCATTGCAAGTTTAACTGACAAATTGAATTTGATTGAAGATGTTAAGCAAAATGTAGAGGAATTAAAGAACTATGTTTACAAAAAAACTTCAGGGGATTAA